The Gemmatimonadota bacterium genome has a window encoding:
- a CDS encoding zinc-binding dehydrogenase: MKAVQYIKSVPRYLFVRTLGHRRPGPATGALSCIRMADVDPPALPTPEWMRVRPLLSGICGSDLSTIRAKGSPYFSPLISAPFVLGHEVVGEVEEAGSGPGEVSRGDRVVIEPGLCCAVRGIHPPCPPCGEGDFGLCEMVMHGDISPGIQTGYCRDTGGGWSTSLVAHPFQVHLVPDPLSDEEAVLVEPFSCCLHAVLKSFPGDDETILVIGCGAVGLLTIAAIRALGGKCRILAAARYPHQQALAPALGADRVIGRGEDLYDTVSEVTGAEIHRPEIGRPVFIGGVHRTFDCVGSSRTIDDALRLTGSGGVVTVVGMPGIPSGIDWTAVWYKELKVQGAYAYGTEEHEGRSVRTFDLAMDLIASGEVGLKPLVTDLFPLTAYRKAIGRALEAGRHGAVKVAFDLRNEPGP; the protein is encoded by the coding sequence ATGAAAGCCGTACAGTACATCAAGAGCGTACCCCGGTACCTGTTCGTCCGCACCCTCGGCCATCGCCGACCCGGCCCGGCCACCGGCGCGCTGTCGTGCATCCGCATGGCGGACGTCGATCCCCCCGCGCTTCCGACGCCTGAATGGATGCGTGTCAGACCGCTGTTGAGCGGAATCTGCGGATCGGACCTTTCCACCATACGGGCGAAGGGCAGCCCCTATTTTTCGCCCCTGATTTCCGCGCCTTTCGTCCTGGGCCACGAAGTGGTGGGCGAGGTGGAGGAGGCCGGTTCAGGTCCCGGGGAAGTTTCCCGGGGAGACCGCGTGGTGATCGAGCCCGGCCTCTGCTGCGCCGTCCGGGGTATCCACCCACCGTGCCCGCCGTGCGGGGAAGGCGATTTCGGGCTGTGCGAGATGGTCATGCACGGCGACATTTCCCCGGGGATACAGACCGGGTACTGCAGGGACACGGGTGGTGGATGGAGTACGTCCCTGGTGGCGCACCCCTTCCAGGTCCACCTGGTGCCCGATCCGCTTTCCGACGAGGAAGCGGTCCTGGTCGAACCCTTCAGCTGCTGCCTGCACGCCGTGCTGAAGTCCTTTCCCGGTGATGACGAGACCATCCTGGTGATCGGCTGCGGCGCCGTCGGACTACTCACCATCGCGGCCATACGGGCCCTGGGAGGGAAGTGCCGCATCCTCGCCGCCGCGCGGTATCCCCATCAGCAGGCCCTGGCGCCCGCCCTCGGCGCCGACCGCGTCATCGGCAGGGGCGAAGACCTCTACGATACGGTCAGCGAAGTGACGGGTGCGGAGATCCATCGGCCCGAGATCGGGCGGCCCGTATTCATCGGCGGCGTGCACCGGACCTTCGACTGCGTCGGGTCGTCGCGCACCATCGACGACGCGCTGCGGCTGACCGGCTCCGGCGGCGTCGTCACCGTGGTTGGCATGCCGGGCATTCCATCCGGGATCGACTGGACGGCGGTGTGGTACAAGGAATTGAAAGTGCAGGGGGCCTACGCCTACGGGACGGAGGAACACGAAGGTCGGTCCGTCCGGACCTTCGACCTGGCCATGGATCTGATCGCGTCGGGGGAGGTCGGCCTGAAGCCTCTCGTGACGGACCTCTTCCCCCTTACGGCATACCGGAAGGCCATCGGCCGGGCCCTGGAAGCCGGCCGGCACGGCGCCGTCAAGGTGGCTTTCGACCTGAGAAACGAACCGGGGCCGTAA